The Rosa chinensis cultivar Old Blush chromosome 7, RchiOBHm-V2, whole genome shotgun sequence DNA segment AAGACCACTTTCATCAGAGTCTAGAGAGGGAGGCTACCCGTCTGGACCAAAAACCCAAGCCGACATCGTCGCCACCGGGAAACATTAGAGAGAGAGCATTTTTTTAGGCCTAAGATGCAGAGTAgttgaatttttgtttgttgattGATCAGAGTAGTtgaatttaatttattaaatagTAGTCTTAAACTTTtaattagtaaaatattagaatgagaaattaaatgagcAGTGTATTAAATAGAGAATGTGTATTAGTAGCTAGGGCTAGCTGGTATTCGGCCCTAGTCCAGTGTTacatttatgttttattgtattattgtttattttcaaTAAGTCCCTATCGAGTACAGGTAGGAGTATGTGGGTTTGGTCCCGGTATGTGCACTCTGTGTGCCTGGTCTGCTCTAAGTTGGTGACGAGTTCCTTGCTTTggcaaatggtcgcaacctttTAGTAGCAGTAATGTGTCTGccctaggtaggcggcgagttccttgcttggtcaaatggtcgtTGCCACCTAGTGGCGGGGTGAAACTTAGTGTCGCTGGATGTTCTGTCCAGTGGCAACATAATGGGAAAGCTGCGCGTATGGAAATTATGCTAAGCTGTAATCGAGTTGCAGACTAAGTTATCTTTCCATCGTGTCACCACTGTGTGAcatatgtcaaagcaaatagaggtGCCATTAGAGCGCTCTTTGTTAGTTGGTGCTTAGTTGGATACAGCTGTTTATTAGAGActcatgatagtatttcaggatgttctctagttgcgtattgtaataaggggttttgGTTCATTGTCCCCcctttgtattcgacagttttaGTAACGAaggtttgagggcagccgcaccaccctttattaatatatatatatatatatatatatatatatataattttgataATCTAATTTGAGCATGTAAACGTGTGTATAATTAGTTTCCAAACAAGTATGTTTTGTACTTTTTAAGTACGAGTCATTCGAATTGGACCAGTTCGAAATCAAAACCCTGAGTATAGTATATACAGTCCCGCTTAGTTTTCTGCCCTTTTCACTCTTGCCACAACTGCGACGATCATCTCCAACAATTATTGATCTTCAGAAATGCAATGCAACCCTCATCGGAATCAAACCCAGGCTTCAAACTCGGCCAGCGAGTCCACTCCGCCGGTGACCCCCGCCGAATCGGAACAGTGAGGTACTTGGGACCCGTTGAAGGCTACTCGGGCACATGGGTCGGAGTCGATTGGGACAACAGAGACGGCAAGCATGATGGGTCCGTCAATGGGGTCAACTACTTCCACGCAAGGTCTGAAACATCTGGCTCTTTCGTTCGACCCCACAATCTCAGCTCTGGGATTTCATTGCTGCAAGCTCTTGAGCTCAGATATCGAGGCCAAACCACTCAAGAAGAAGAGGGTATGTCATGTTTCATCGCTCTTCATTTTTGGCTCATTCCTGGTCTGATGATCGTGTTCGTTGTTGTGTTTGTAGATGAAATGTATGTACTTTCTGCGAGCAACAAGCGTGTGAGTGTTCAACTTGTTGGTAAAGACAAGATTCAAGACAAGCTGAGTTGTTTCGAAGAGTTGACTAGTGCATCAACATCTTACTTGGGTGTTAGCTCTCCTGGAGACCCATCTGAAATTGGTGCTGTTGTGCCAAGTAAGTTTGGTTTATATACCATCATGACCTTGATTGCTTTGATTAAACAGAAATGCATTAGAGTGTCCACTGAGAAGTTCCGAATTTTGATAACTAAGTGCTGACCTTTGTTCTTTTTGTGTTCAATCCGTTGTGATATTAGAACAATCAGTTTGCTTATGATATTAGGTTGAATTTGTATCGTAGTCGCATTTGCTAGAGCTGAAACAACCAAGTACATTTTCCAGTTGTCATCTGTTTTTCAGTTCTTCATTCTAGTCCCATTTTCGTGATTTGTGAGTAGTTCTCTTTGAATATGAATTGAAAAGGGTTGTGTGCATGTTATGTGTTCAAATCTATCCTAATACATCTATATATGATTTTCTATATGCACATTGGCATACAAAAATTTATATCATTTCCCTTAAGCATACAACAAAGGGAGGCAGCCAACTAGTCACATATCTATTGGCCTATTGGCATTTATCGTTTTGTTTCTGTCTCCCTTCAGCTGAAAGTGATCAGTAGAATGCATCTTTTCTTGGTGCTCTGACTTGTGCCTTTGTTGCTGTATACTTTGCACATCCAGCCACattaattgttttttattttgaattttgtgtGCTATAAGTATCCAAAACCAAAATAGTTTTGATGTTTGATTGCAGATTTGAAGGAGCTTGACTTGACTGGAAATCTAATTTCAGAGTGGAAGGTATATGTACCATGCACATTTaccttttttttccctctctctctttctttttaccTGTTACAGAGAAACAGTTTTAGTGTGTCAAAAACATTAGATTTATAGTGTTAAATGGATTTGAATGGTAAATTAAATGTTTTTGGGAGCCCACATCAAATCTAGTACCCATTTTGCCATTTTACCACTCAGACTGAACTCTGGTTTACCATTCAAATTTAATGTAGCTGAGTGTTAATATATTAGGGTTTGTGGTTTGATTGAAAATACTTGTTCTTTAAATCTTCTGCTTCTAACATGCTTTGGGGTTGAGCTTTACTATCCTTGGGTTTATCCTTGCTTGCAGGATGTTGGCATGATCTGTGAACAGCTGCCTGATCTTGTTGCCCTCAATTTATCTTACAATTTAATGTCACATGATATTGTTGGGTTGCCGCATTTGAAAAGCATCCGTATTTTAGTATTAAACAATGTTGGCATAAATTGGACACAGGTGCCCATTTCCTTACACTTGATACTATTTTCCTATCTTTTGTCCTTTATATTTCTTTGCAGTTTACATTTTCTGTATCAAATTGCTAAATATTGTCAGTTTGACGTGGCAGGTAGAAGTACTCAAACATTCATTGCCAGCAATTGAGGAACTACATCTTATGGCGAATCATATAAGCACAATAGAGGTAAAATGTTGTAAAGTTCTTGATGCTTGTGGTATATCCACATTAAATAGCTTGATCCAAAGTCAATAGAAAACCAAGAATAGAGAATAATTTTCTATACATGCATATTTGTTTCTGTTATTATCTCAAAGAAAGATGTTACATTGTTACATTATATTGTTATTAGTCGATATATATGAGCTGTCTATACAACTATACATATCACCACTTATTTATAATGTTATGACTTTACGTATTTAGAGGCCTTTTCACCTGCATAACATGTGAATGTCCCAATGCCATTGATCTGTTGATGTCAGCTAGTGAACAGCATGATCAATGACATTGCAACATCATTAacttgttatttttttcttgtatCTGTATAAGTGTAAGTTTATATAACATGGAGTGTCACACAGTCATAGGAAGCTGTGAATGCATAAAATGTGAAGTGATATACTTTtcaaaaagtaaagaaaacgTTTGAATGTAACACAAGCGTAGGCCTGGCTCTGTAAAATATAAAATTCACATGATACACCTTAGAACACCTCCATCAAACAAAAGTACCTGCATTAAGCAAACATGGTAGATGGATAAGTAGGTTGCCCTTTAAGTTCTAAGGAAATGGTAGCAGTACGTTCATTTCTAACCAAGACTACTAAGAATTTCCCATTAGGGACGTAGGCAATTCTTATAGCAAGCATTGGGGCGCTTGTTTGATTCCTTTCCTTTTATTCAATCCGAAGCTCTATCGTTGTCCACGAATCGCGGGCTAAACGCGCCGCAAACCGAGAAAGGGCTTGCCTTCTGGGTTTCAAATCTacgcatttttttttctagattttgtttgattttgttttgttgtttttaagATTTCAAACAACTTGCTGCATTTTGCCCCTATAATCTGTTTTTGGTCTCCTTTCTTTTCCAGCCTGCATCTTCTTCAACAGTTCAGGGATTTGATTATTTGCGGCTACTGAATTTGGACGACAATTGTATAACTGATTGGAATGAAATCTTGAAACTTTCACAGCTACCAAGGTTAGCAAtcatgttgttttttttttttcctcagaaCTAATTTCCTTGGAAAGTTTGAAAGTATGGGGATTCAACGTATTTTAGGTTaatcctgaaaaaaaaaatgtagaagGTTAACTTGAAAAAATATGGTTGAGGTGTTTTATTTACAATTCTTAGAAAGTGGTTTCTGCATACAGCTTGGAGCAGTTGCATTTGGACAATAACAATTTGAACCATGTCTTTTATCCTGATGTTGGCATGATGCTTGAGCTGCTCAATGGTCATGAGTCGCATGAAAAAGGGCATAAGCCATTTCAAAATTTGCGTTGCCTTCTTCTTGGTAACTTACCATAACTCTTCTATCGGGATTGTAGCAACCTCTATTTGCTATCGTTATATTGACTTGTTCCTTCCTCATTATGTTCTCCAGGAGGCAATACCATTGAGGACCCTACTTCTATTGATGCACTGAACTCATTCCCACAATTGGTGGTAAGGTTGAGTTATGAGAGTTAGTTTTTGTACTGTGATATAAATAAACCTGTTACTTTCAGTGGGATGCCTGCTGCATTTTCTGCAATATTTAATGGACCTAATTCTGCGTTGTGTTCATTAGTAAATTAAAAATTTGCAACTGGTAGAtcatgcatatataaaaatTCTTCAAAATCTTTCCTTGCCTCTAATTacttttttctgttttataCTCTAGATGATCCAACAgctttcatttttcattaattttcGGTATTATATAAATACTTGACAGCCTTCAGTACTGTGCCATGTTAGGGTTCTTCCTTCTGCTGGTCTTCAAACCCCACTTGACCCTAATATATCTAGTTGCATACTTTATTCATCTCTTATTCTTCTGAAAATATAGTTAGTTTCTTTATAAATGATAGGGACAACACCACATACACCCTTATATTGTGGGTGAACTATCTAGACTTTTAGGAGTCAAACTCACGAGCTTCCCTTTAACAAAGAGGGAGGTGGGGTCTTGCCGTGCCTGCTACATGGGCCGATGTTTCAACATTCAACTAAATTGATTAATCGATCTGTTTTTCAATATTTGTGAATATCAACCTGCATCACATCTTTCACACAATGTAGATCACTAAATCTATGTTGTTTTCTACTTTGagtttttcttattcttcttcttcttctggtacAAAAGGATGTCAGACTTTCTGGTAATCCAGTGGCTGATCCAGGACAGGGTGGTATCCCAAGATTTGTTTTGGTTGCCCGCTTAGGAAAAGTTGAAATGTTGAATGGGAGTGAGGTAAATCATGGAGTTCTATATGCTTCCTTTTTTTGTATGATAGATTTAATAAATCTGATGTAATTTTGTTTGATATACTTTTAGGTTACTTCTCGTGAAAGAAAAGAGTCCGAAATTCGGTACGTCTTTTCCTTCCCAGTGGGAGCCGATGTTTACCACTGAAATACACAatgttattttggatttttttaggTTCTGTAGTTCTGCATTCATCTAGGgattacttgtttttttgtcaGTACCAGCTAGTCTCAGCCTCAGGCTGACTGTATGCCAATGTATTTGTATATTTAGTGATGTCATAGCATTTCTGAAAATGAATATCTTCTATTTTAAAAACCATGTGCATCAGAACATATGTTTTTATTGTGCCTTTTCTATTGCACACTGTCGCTTCACTGGCACATGATTTCCCCCCTATTGAATCTGGACTTGCTAACATACAGTTCAgttaaagaaaataaactttTCAGTATTGCGTCACCATAACAGTGATGTGATTGAGCATCTCTCTTTGCATCAAGAGTTGATTTGTATATTCGGTTCAAGGTCTGAGCTGGCCCTTCAGTATTGCTCGAGGCTGATAAAAGATTTCTAAATCTTCATATGCTTTGGTTCAAAGCCACTTTTGTGGTGTTCCTGGTGACCCTTTCTTGAAACTTGTCAATGATGGATACTAAAGATATGAACCAATTGTCATTTCAAAACTTAGCCTCCCTTTCTATACAGTTTGACTGTTTGACCCTGAGTAACAACATCCCTGCTTACTTTATAATAGGCCTTTGCCACTTAAATCTTTCAAGTCAATTTCAATCTTTTGTTTTCTGATCTCATCAGACTACACACTCATTGGTTACAGCATTCCTTAAAATTTATTATTTGCAAAGTCATGATATCTTGGTGGTGACTGCGGTAGAGATCTTTAGTTATTAAGGGATCTTAGTTAGTTAGGCTATGTGCAAGCAATTTCTTCATATATGAATTATTGTCTCAGAAGTGAAATTGTTTTATTCTGCAGGTATGTCCGGTTAGTTATGTCAAAGCAAGGAAAtattcaagaaatcaagctgCTTCATCCAaggtttctctttatttttatttttatttttatttttatttttatttattttttcgttTACTTTTGGCAAAAAGGATGACAAAGGGATATGACATGCTTAATTTTCATAAACCTATGGTTATTTACAGGTTTGCCGAGCTCAAGGCTTTTCATGGAATTGAGGACGAAAAGCCATTGGTGGGAGCAGCAGGCCCTCAAAAGATGGCTACAGGGCTTCTATGTAGGAATTATAAGTTTTTTAATTACGagttatttttatttacttatataacagtaaaaaataatttaaaattatgCAGCTGTTACTCTGAAATGCGTGGGAGCATCAATAGGTGAGAAGCCCTCTTTGGTGAAGAAACTTCCAGGCACCACAACGGTTAGTCTCTCTTTCTATCTCTCCTCCCCTTTCAAGAATTCTATATGTTGTTGGATATATCTCTAAAACAATACatctatttatttttgtagGTTGGTAAGCTAAAAATTCTTTGTGTAAGCTTTTTCAAGCTGAAGTCTATGAAGTTGAAATTGTTTCTTCAAGAAGAGGTTTGCCCGCCCTTATCACAGTATATATTATTTGTTATTGTCGATTCAAACCATATGCATAAATTCTTGATGAGAATAATATGTCATTCCTTCTGCTTTCTTTTAATTACTTTCCAAAATTAATCTAGAAAGATGCCAATCTTGTTGAACATAGATAAGAAGCGCTATAGGAAAAGAGAAAATCATGTCTAGATATGAGCACAGAAGGGCGAGTAACTTAAACCGAGAAAACCCAACAGGCCTGCactatactaaaaaaaaaaaaaaaacaaatagctTTCCACTCTTTAAATCCTCAAACTGACAACTTGACAGCAACAAGCAGAGGAGGCTCAAATGAGAAAGCAAACAAGTGGGGTATTTTGTGAAGGTGTTGGTAAACTGAGTCGAAGGAATGGAGGGTAAAGATGCTGGCAAGCTTCAGATAGTGCATGAAAGAGTCTTTGGGAGGATAGGTTACTTCAGTGCCAATAAATATAGTTAAGAGATCCAAGATCATTCACCTCAAGCTGTTGCTGCAATTGTAACTTCAGGTGAAATAACAGTTTAATCATCCCTGGAGAGGtataacaaagaaaatgagTGGAATCATGATCACTGAGATTAAAATCAAAAGCATGGATAATTTGTCAATCAAGCCCTAGGTTGTTTGAGACTACAAAGCCTTTTTTTCTTTCGGTTGTCCACCTTCCAGGATTATGGGAAAGACCAGCAAGATGAATAGTGGAAATTTCATCTGGTAAGTCCTCGTGCAACTGAATACGCTTTGAGCTACCACAGAGCATCCGGTCCATATTGACATTATGGGAAATAGGGAACTCTGCAGCACAACTTGTTGTAAAGAGCTCCTAATAGGAATAGTTCAAGA contains these protein-coding regions:
- the LOC112180585 gene encoding tubulin-folding cofactor E, with amino-acid sequence MQPSSESNPGFKLGQRVHSAGDPRRIGTVRYLGPVEGYSGTWVGVDWDNRDGKHDGSVNGVNYFHARSETSGSFVRPHNLSSGISLLQALELRYRGQTTQEEEDEMYVLSASNKRVSVQLVGKDKIQDKLSCFEELTSASTSYLGVSSPGDPSEIGAVVPNLKELDLTGNLISEWKDVGMICEQLPDLVALNLSYNLMSHDIVGLPHLKSIRILVLNNVGINWTQVEVLKHSLPAIEELHLMANHISTIEPASSSTVQGFDYLRLLNLDDNCITDWNEILKLSQLPSLEQLHLDNNNLNHVFYPDVGMMLELLNGHESHEKGHKPFQNLRCLLLGGNTIEDPTSIDALNSFPQLVDVRLSGNPVADPGQGGIPRFVLVARLGKVEMLNGSEVTSRERKESEIRYVRLVMSKQGNIQEIKLLHPRFAELKAFHGIEDEKPLVGAAGPQKMATGLLSVTLKCVGASIGEKPSLVKKLPGTTTVGKLKILCVSFFKLKSMKLKLFLQEEGSPLPMLLDDEMQSLTDLGIGNESTILVDEES